The proteins below come from a single Papaver somniferum cultivar HN1 chromosome 11, ASM357369v1, whole genome shotgun sequence genomic window:
- the LOC113324765 gene encoding uncharacterized protein LOC113324765: MDEIPTFDDIKNVVYDLGANSAPGPDGFSATRLGSVLDKLVSEEQVAFMKGRNIHENISVACEMVNDLKTKRKDGNVGLKLDISQSFDTISWSFVLEGNLKSLHNLLAFLGKYQTTSGQTVCRQKSKVYYGGGSSSRCRTITNLLGMEVSTFPDRYLGAQIMPKAVKYRHICNVIDKIKKQLAVWKGKMLSFQDHVVLINSVIASYDIHNMDIYKWPRKFILQCERVIRNFLWSGDLETARKFVIGYDKVYCPVKEGGLGITSMTVTNRALLMKLCWSIRSSNKKWARFLWAKYTTRKGRVKQYAVNSSILPGVKLVHSLVDRNTKVFIGDGRNTSLYFDV, translated from the exons ATGGATGAAATTCCTACTTTCGATGATATTAAAAATGTTGTTTATGATCTTGGAGCCAACAGTGCACCGGGCCCTGATGGGTTCTCTG CTACTAGACTAGGTAGTGTGCTAGATAagcttgtttcagaagaacaagttgCTTTTATGAAGGGGAGAAACATTCATGAAAATATCAGTGTGGCATGTGAGATGGTTAATGATCTTAAAACTAAGCGTAAAGATGGCAATGTTGGTTTAAAGCTTGATATTTCTCAATCTTTTGACACGATTAGCTGGTCTTTTGTCTTAGAG ggcaATTTGAAGAGTTTGCATAATCTTCTTGCTTTTCTTGGTAAATATCAAACGACCTCGGGTCAAActgtttgtcgtcaaaagagtaaggtttATTATGGTGGCGGTTCCTCGAGTCGTTGTAGAACTATCACTAATCTTCTGGGCATGGAGGTCTCTACTTTCCCGGATAGGTATTTGGGGGCTCAGATTATGCCTAAAGCTGTCAAATATCGACACATTTGCAATGTGATTGATAAAATTAAAAAGCAACTTGCAGTTTGGAAAGGAAAGATGCTTTCTTTTCAGGATCATGTTGTTTTAATAAATTCAGTGATTGCTAGCTATGACATTCACAATATGGATATTTATAAATGGCCTCGGAAGTTTATTCTTCAATGTGAAAGAGTTATACGCAATTTTCTTTGGTCGGGGGACTTGGAAACTGCACGGAAATTTGTTATTGGCTATGATAAAGTGTATTGCCCTGTTAAGGAAGGTGGTTTGGGTATTACAAGCATGACAGTCACTAATAGGGCTCTCCTCATGAAATTATGCTGGTCTATTCGGTCTTCTAATAAGAAATGGGCTCGTTTCTTATGGGCGAAATATACAACTAGGAAAGGAAGGGTGAAACAATATGCTGTCAATTCTTCGATTCTTCCTGGAGTAAAGTTGGTTCATTCTCTGGTGGACAGAAATACCAAAGTTTTTATTGGCGATGGGAGAAATActtctctttattttgatgtttaa